In Leptodesmis sichuanensis A121, the following are encoded in one genomic region:
- a CDS encoding ISNCY family transposase, translating into MESLPLSFAVLLSYLRQVVEQIADPRQPSNGTRYKLSDGILGAFSVFFMQCESFLEHQRQMQSQRGKDNAQSLFGIAQIPSSAQIRNLLDEVAAVGLFAVFFQVYAALMRGGYFKSYQQWNGDLLVALDGTEYFKSQKIHCQYCSSRTHKNGKVTYVHQAILPAIVAPDQPQVIALVPEFVTPQDGHEKQDCEVAAAKRWISTHAARFGTQGITLLGDDLYSHQPLCEHCLQHQFSFIFTCLPQSHPALYDWLGYLDANGEVKTLEQAQWNKRTKEIYRYRYVNQIPLRDTQPALQVNWCELTVVRESDGKVLYTNAWVTDHDLTPATVPHVVSAGRSRWKTENENHNVLKTKGYHLEHNFGHGQHHLAATLLTLNLLAFLFHTVLHLVDLSYQQIRHKRGTRRGFFQDILALTKYLWFESWQHLLNFMLSDSPPAQTADSS; encoded by the coding sequence ATGGAGAGTCTGCCCCTGAGTTTTGCTGTGTTGCTGAGCTATCTACGTCAAGTCGTGGAACAGATTGCTGACCCGCGACAGCCGAGCAATGGAACGCGCTACAAGCTGAGCGATGGGATTTTGGGGGCGTTTTCGGTGTTCTTCATGCAATGTGAATCGTTTCTAGAGCATCAGCGGCAGATGCAAAGTCAGCGGGGCAAAGACAACGCCCAAAGTTTGTTTGGGATTGCCCAGATTCCGAGTTCAGCGCAAATCCGCAATTTGTTGGATGAAGTGGCAGCGGTGGGATTGTTTGCCGTGTTTTTCCAGGTTTATGCCGCTTTGATGCGAGGGGGATATTTCAAATCCTATCAGCAATGGAATGGAGATTTGTTGGTGGCATTGGATGGCACGGAGTACTTCAAGTCGCAGAAGATTCACTGTCAGTACTGTTCGAGTCGAACCCACAAGAATGGCAAGGTCACTTACGTTCATCAGGCGATTTTGCCAGCGATTGTCGCGCCTGATCAACCGCAGGTGATTGCGTTAGTCCCAGAGTTTGTCACCCCGCAAGATGGGCATGAGAAGCAAGACTGTGAAGTGGCAGCCGCCAAACGGTGGATCAGCACTCATGCGGCTCGGTTTGGAACTCAAGGGATAACCCTGCTTGGAGATGACCTCTATAGCCATCAACCCCTGTGCGAACACTGCTTACAGCATCAATTCAGCTTTATTTTTACGTGTCTGCCACAGTCGCACCCTGCCCTCTACGACTGGCTGGGCTATTTGGATGCCAACGGCGAAGTCAAAACCTTAGAACAAGCGCAGTGGAACAAACGCACGAAAGAAATTTATCGCTACCGCTATGTCAATCAAATTCCGCTGCGCGACACCCAACCTGCTTTGCAAGTCAACTGGTGTGAACTCACAGTGGTGCGCGAATCAGACGGCAAAGTCCTCTACACCAATGCCTGGGTGACTGACCACGACCTGACTCCCGCAACGGTGCCCCACGTGGTCAGCGCTGGCAGAAGTCGGTGGAAGACTGAGAACGAAAATCATAACGTCCTCAAGACCAAGGGCTATCATCTCGAACATAACTTTGGCCATGGTCAACACCATCTAGCTGCTACTCTGCTCACCCTCAATCTCTTGGCATTCCTCTTTCATACCGTCTTGCATCTCGTTGACCTCTCCTATCAGCAGATTCGCCACAAGCGAGGGACGCGCAGGGGCTTTTTCCAAGATATTTTGGCGCTCACCAAATACCTCTGGTTTGAAAGTTGGCAGCATCTCCTCAATTTCATGCTCTCTGATTCCCCGCCTGCTCAAACTGCTGATTCCTCTTAG
- the acnB gene encoding bifunctional aconitate hydratase 2/2-methylisocitrate dehydratase, with amino-acid sequence MLESYRKHVADRAALGIPPLPLSAEQMAELGELLQHPPAGEEEFLLELLRDRVPPGVDQAAYVKAGFLTAIAKSEITSPLVSPKFAVELLGTMMGGYNVHSLIELLQSPDQELATTAASALSKTLLVYDAFHDIQELAEQGNPYAGQVMESWANAEWFTSRPQLPESITVTVFKVPGETNTDDLSPAPHATTRPDIPLHATVMLESRMPGGLQTLAELKQKGHPVAYVGDVVGTGSSRKSAINSVLWHIGQPIPFVPNKHTGGYILGGKIAPIFFNTAEDSGALPIECDVTRMETGDVITIHPYKGEITNEAGEVIATFTLKPDTILDEVRAGGRIPLLIGRTLTDKTRAAMGLETSSVFARPTSPADTGKGYTLAQKMVGKACGLPGVRPGTYCEPVMTTVGSQDTTGPMTRDELKELACLGFGADLVMQSFCHTAAYPKPVDIKTHKELPDFITSRGGVSLRPGDGIIHSWLNRMLLPDTVGTGGDSHTRFPLGISFPAGSGLVAFAAALGVMPLDMPESVLVRFKGQLQPGVTLRDIVNAIPYVAIQEGKLTVAKENKKNVYSGKIIEMEGLPDLQLEQAFELTDATAERSAAGCTIKLSTDTVATYLRSNISLLKNMIARGYGDTRTILRRIRKMEEWLANPVLMSADPDAEYADVIEVDLDQIKEPLVAAPNDPDNIKLMSECAGDPIHEVFIGSCMTNIGHYRAAAKVLEGEGPVKVRLWIAPPTRMDEQKLREEGYYGIFAAAGARTEMPGCSLCMGNQARVADGVTVFSTSTRNFNNRMGKGAQVYLGSAELAAVCALLGRIPTVEEYTNIVTKKIDPFADDLYRYLYFDQIPGFEEEGRVLTKQDEAQLTTIAVH; translated from the coding sequence ATGCTTGAGTCTTACCGCAAACACGTTGCTGACCGCGCTGCTCTGGGGATTCCTCCGCTGCCTTTGAGTGCAGAACAAATGGCCGAGCTAGGGGAGCTGCTGCAACATCCACCCGCCGGAGAGGAAGAGTTTTTATTGGAATTGTTGCGCGATCGGGTGCCGCCAGGTGTGGATCAGGCGGCGTATGTGAAGGCCGGATTTCTGACGGCGATCGCTAAAAGCGAAATTACCAGTCCGCTGGTCAGTCCCAAATTTGCGGTAGAACTACTGGGCACTATGATGGGTGGTTATAATGTCCACTCCCTGATTGAACTGCTGCAATCCCCTGATCAGGAGTTAGCTACCACCGCTGCATCTGCCCTTAGCAAAACACTTCTAGTCTACGATGCCTTTCACGACATTCAAGAACTGGCCGAACAGGGAAATCCGTATGCCGGGCAGGTGATGGAGTCCTGGGCAAATGCAGAGTGGTTTACCAGTCGGCCTCAATTGCCAGAATCCATTACCGTCACAGTCTTCAAAGTCCCAGGCGAAACCAACACTGATGACCTGTCTCCCGCTCCCCATGCCACCACTCGCCCAGACATTCCCCTGCACGCTACTGTAATGCTGGAAAGCCGGATGCCGGGAGGCTTACAAACCCTGGCTGAATTGAAGCAAAAAGGCCATCCTGTTGCCTATGTTGGAGATGTGGTAGGTACTGGATCGTCTCGCAAATCTGCAATCAACTCGGTTCTCTGGCACATTGGGCAACCGATCCCCTTTGTTCCCAACAAACATACAGGCGGCTATATCCTGGGCGGCAAAATTGCGCCAATCTTTTTTAACACCGCTGAAGACTCCGGTGCACTGCCCATTGAGTGCGATGTCACCCGTATGGAAACTGGCGACGTAATTACGATTCATCCCTACAAGGGCGAGATCACAAACGAGGCTGGTGAGGTGATTGCCACCTTTACCCTCAAACCCGACACGATCCTGGACGAAGTTCGGGCAGGAGGCCGAATTCCGTTACTCATTGGTCGTACCCTCACCGATAAAACTCGTGCAGCAATGGGATTAGAAACCAGTTCTGTTTTTGCCCGTCCCACCTCACCTGCCGATACTGGGAAGGGCTATACTCTAGCGCAGAAGATGGTTGGCAAAGCCTGCGGCCTTCCAGGTGTACGTCCAGGTACCTACTGTGAACCTGTGATGACCACAGTGGGATCTCAGGACACGACTGGCCCGATGACTCGCGATGAGTTAAAAGAATTGGCCTGTCTTGGTTTTGGTGCGGATCTGGTGATGCAAAGCTTTTGTCATACCGCCGCTTATCCCAAACCTGTAGATATTAAGACCCACAAAGAATTACCTGACTTCATTACCTCACGGGGTGGGGTTTCTCTGCGTCCAGGGGACGGCATTATCCACTCCTGGCTCAATCGGATGCTGTTGCCGGATACCGTAGGTACAGGCGGTGATTCTCACACTCGTTTCCCTCTGGGCATCTCTTTCCCAGCAGGCTCTGGTCTGGTTGCATTTGCCGCAGCACTGGGCGTGATGCCACTGGATATGCCCGAGTCTGTTTTGGTGCGCTTTAAAGGGCAACTCCAACCGGGTGTTACCCTGCGGGATATTGTCAATGCCATTCCCTATGTAGCGATTCAGGAAGGAAAACTGACGGTCGCCAAGGAAAACAAGAAAAATGTTTACTCTGGCAAGATCATCGAAATGGAAGGCTTACCAGACCTGCAGTTAGAACAAGCCTTTGAACTGACAGATGCGACGGCAGAGCGATCGGCAGCAGGTTGCACTATCAAGCTCAGCACAGATACGGTGGCAACTTATTTGCGATCGAACATTTCCCTGCTGAAAAACATGATCGCTCGTGGGTATGGTGACACCCGGACGATTCTGCGCCGCATTCGCAAGATGGAGGAGTGGTTAGCCAATCCCGTCTTAATGTCTGCTGACCCAGATGCAGAGTACGCCGATGTAATAGAAGTGGATCTGGATCAAATTAAAGAGCCCCTGGTAGCGGCTCCCAATGACCCAGACAATATCAAGCTGATGTCTGAATGTGCAGGTGATCCAATTCATGAGGTGTTTATTGGCTCCTGCATGACCAACATTGGCCACTATCGGGCGGCAGCAAAGGTACTGGAAGGTGAAGGGCCAGTAAAGGTACGCCTCTGGATTGCACCACCCACTCGTATGGATGAACAGAAACTGCGTGAAGAAGGATATTACGGCATCTTCGCTGCTGCTGGAGCCAGAACTGAAATGCCTGGTTGCTCACTCTGTATGGGGAATCAGGCCCGGGTCGCCGATGGAGTCACCGTTTTCTCAACCTCCACCCGTAACTTCAACAATCGGATGGGCAAAGGTGCTCAGGTGTATCTAGGATCAGCCGAACTGGCCGCCGTTTGTGCGCTACTTGGGCGCATTCCCACGGTTGAAGAATACACGAATATCGTCACCAAGAAAATTGACCCATTTGCAGATGACCTTTACCGTTACCTGTACTTCGATCAAATTCCTGGATTTGAAGAGGAAGGTCGAGTTCTCACAAAACAGGATGAAGCTCAGTTAACTACAATTGCAGTTCATTAA
- a CDS encoding BMP family lipoprotein, with product MQVKVPGIFSSAIALKIVKQSWSVAALSLLLGACSNPTPTASPPTTGSPAAGGGSKDFTVGLVLVGPKNDKGWNQAHYDGVQEVVNAQGYKFEYADKVNPGDRPNVTGSQVADELISKGAKVIIFSSDDFKDDALETAKKYPDIPIVHASGDYAWKEGKNFKNQPNLGNIMGRMEYGKMIAGCAAALSTETGKIGYLGPLINDETRRYASAAYLGAKHCWEKYRKKDPKDLNFKVTWIGFWFNIPGKTLDPTKVADDFYNSGYDVVMSGIDTPEAAIQGKKAADAGKQVKFVHYDFKQGCDLAPDICLGVPYYNWALPYGKALQEAAAGQKPNDFVWLGPNWKDINAPDSMIGFVKGKALGDNGKFIDDFIKNMGNGSVNLYKGPLNYQDGTPFLKAGEEATDQQIWYMPQLLAGMQGPSK from the coding sequence ATGCAAGTCAAAGTCCCTGGTATTTTTTCTTCTGCGATCGCTTTAAAGATTGTTAAACAATCCTGGTCTGTAGCCGCATTGAGCCTTTTGCTGGGAGCCTGTAGTAACCCGACTCCTACCGCCTCTCCCCCAACCACTGGTTCACCTGCGGCTGGAGGCGGTTCCAAAGATTTTACAGTTGGCCTGGTACTGGTAGGCCCCAAAAATGATAAAGGCTGGAATCAGGCGCATTACGATGGGGTTCAGGAGGTTGTTAACGCTCAGGGATACAAATTTGAATACGCTGATAAGGTCAACCCGGGCGATCGCCCCAATGTCACAGGTTCTCAGGTGGCAGACGAGTTAATCTCCAAAGGGGCCAAAGTTATCATCTTTAGCTCCGATGATTTTAAGGATGATGCCCTGGAAACAGCGAAAAAATATCCTGATATCCCGATCGTGCATGCCTCCGGAGATTACGCCTGGAAAGAGGGGAAAAATTTTAAGAACCAGCCCAACCTGGGAAATATCATGGGTCGGATGGAATACGGCAAGATGATTGCAGGTTGTGCAGCAGCACTGAGTACAGAAACAGGCAAAATTGGCTACCTTGGCCCCTTAATCAATGATGAAACTCGCCGCTATGCGTCAGCCGCCTATCTGGGAGCCAAGCATTGCTGGGAGAAATACCGGAAAAAAGACCCGAAAGATTTGAATTTCAAAGTCACCTGGATTGGCTTCTGGTTCAACATACCGGGCAAAACGCTCGACCCGACAAAAGTTGCAGACGACTTTTATAACAGCGGTTACGATGTAGTCATGTCTGGGATTGATACTCCAGAAGCGGCGATTCAGGGCAAAAAGGCAGCGGATGCAGGTAAGCAGGTGAAGTTTGTTCACTATGACTTCAAGCAAGGGTGTGATCTGGCTCCTGATATCTGTCTGGGTGTCCCCTACTATAACTGGGCGCTTCCCTATGGCAAGGCGTTACAGGAAGCTGCAGCAGGTCAGAAACCCAATGATTTTGTCTGGTTAGGCCCGAATTGGAAGGACATCAATGCGCCGGATTCCATGATTGGCTTTGTCAAAGGAAAAGCGTTGGGAGACAATGGCAAGTTCATTGATGACTTCATCAAAAACATGGGTAACGGCAGCGTCAACCTTTACAAGGGGCCGCTGAATTATCAAGATGGGACACCGTTCCTAAAGGCTGGTGAAGAAGCGACCGATCAACAGATCTGGTATATGCCTCAGTTGCTGGCAGGAATGCAGGGGCCAAGTAAGTAA
- the kdpC gene encoding K(+)-transporting ATPase subunit C has protein sequence MSFVREATRAIRSALVLWIITALIYPLGMLAIGQIAFPFQANGSLIKNAQGQVVGSALIGQPFTRDRYFNSRPSTTNYSTADPQQDHAGVLKTGVSGASNLAPSNPDLLNRIQGKADSDPKTAIVGTIPTLQKAGIQPTADLVYTSGSSLDPHITPAAARAQIARVAAARGLQPDQLETLIKQNTEGPFLGIFGEPGVNVLKLNLDLDGLKSAR, from the coding sequence ATGAGTTTTGTACGCGAGGCCACTAGAGCCATACGATCGGCCCTGGTACTTTGGATCATTACGGCCCTGATTTATCCCCTGGGGATGCTGGCCATTGGACAAATTGCTTTTCCCTTCCAGGCCAATGGTAGTCTGATCAAAAATGCTCAGGGTCAGGTGGTTGGTTCGGCTTTGATTGGTCAACCCTTTACCCGCGATCGCTACTTCAATAGTCGCCCCAGTACGACCAATTACAGCACCGCAGATCCGCAGCAAGATCATGCTGGAGTGTTGAAAACTGGCGTATCCGGTGCCAGCAACCTGGCTCCTAGCAACCCGGATTTACTGAATCGGATTCAGGGCAAGGCTGATTCTGATCCAAAGACAGCGATCGTGGGCACCATTCCCACCCTGCAAAAAGCGGGCATTCAACCCACGGCTGATTTAGTTTACACCTCTGGTTCCAGCCTTGACCCCCACATCACACCAGCAGCAGCCAGAGCACAAATTGCACGAGTCGCAGCAGCACGCGGCCTCCAACCTGATCAACTGGAGACACTGATTAAACAGAATACCGAGGGACCCTTCTTAGGCATCTTCGGTGAACCCGGTGTGAATGTGCTGAAGCTAAACCTGGATCTGGATGGGTTGAAGTCTGCTCGTTAA
- a CDS encoding potassium-transporting ATPase subunit F, whose protein sequence is MKLNSLKPSPPSLPTIAQTLTEFSELWSEWRRQKLPLYLFLALCFNLILAPVVYAASGNELSRTQSWALGLLGLGTVALAIYLFFVMFVPEKF, encoded by the coding sequence ATGAAACTCAATTCTCTAAAACCATCGCCGCCATCGCTGCCAACGATCGCTCAAACACTTACAGAGTTTTCCGAACTCTGGTCAGAATGGCGCAGGCAAAAGCTACCCCTGTACCTGTTTCTGGCGCTCTGTTTTAACCTCATTCTAGCTCCAGTCGTTTATGCTGCCAGTGGCAACGAACTGTCTCGCACCCAATCTTGGGCCTTAGGGCTATTAGGACTGGGAACCGTTGCTCTGGCCATCTATCTGTTCTTTGTCATGTTCGTACCGGAGAAATTCTAA
- the kdpB gene encoding potassium-transporting ATPase subunit KdpB, with the protein MQSNSTTKRPIRLPHGPRGSRKHTPKAKFSGLYQRAIKEAFLKLNPRIVVKNPVMFVVWLGTIVTFLVTIDPNLFGTIQADATQQRVLNGMITFILFFTVVFANFAEAVAEGRGKAQADSLRSTRSDTIARKVLADGTIQEVSSTELRCGDRVKVIAGDMIPADGEVIEGIASVDESAITGESAPVLKQPGTDIMSSVTGGTRIISDELLLRITQDPGQGFIDRMIALVEGASRAKTPNEIALTVLLAVLTLVFLIVVSTIPSIANYTANFLEMTLGAAAANAFRSGASIAILISLLVALIPTTIGGLLSAIGIAGMDRVAQFNVIATSGRAVEACGDVNTLVLDKTGTITLGNRLADELIPVNGHSIEEMADVCLAASMFDETPEGRSIVRLAEKLGGTVNFDGRTAAGVEFSARTRMSGTDVAGQEFRKGAVDSIKGFVRSRGGQVPAALDEAYEQVSHLGGTPLAVCKGNDIYGVIYLKDIIKPGLRERFDQLRRMGVKTIMLTGDNQITASVIAQEAGVDDFIAEATPEDKIDVIRSEQSQGKLVAMTGDGTNDAPALAQANVGLAMNSGTQAAKEAANMVDLDSDPTKLIDLVTIGKQLLITRGALTTFSIANDIAKYFAIIPTIFAAAGIGALNIMGLKSAESAIVSALIYNALIIPALIPLALKGVQFRPLTADQLLRRNILIYGLGGIIAPFIAIKAIDLILPLS; encoded by the coding sequence ATGCAATCCAATTCCACCACTAAAAGACCCATCCGCTTACCTCATGGCCCTCGCGGCAGCCGTAAACACACCCCCAAGGCAAAATTCAGCGGGTTATATCAGAGAGCCATCAAAGAGGCATTCCTGAAACTGAACCCTCGCATCGTAGTGAAAAATCCAGTGATGTTTGTGGTCTGGTTAGGCACTATTGTCACCTTCCTGGTTACAATTGACCCCAACCTATTTGGCACCATTCAGGCGGATGCCACCCAGCAACGAGTTCTGAATGGCATGATTACGTTCATTCTGTTTTTCACCGTGGTATTTGCCAATTTTGCCGAGGCAGTGGCAGAGGGACGCGGCAAAGCTCAGGCAGATTCATTGCGATCAACCCGATCGGACACGATCGCTCGTAAAGTGCTGGCAGACGGCACGATTCAAGAAGTCAGTTCTACAGAATTGCGATGCGGCGATCGAGTCAAAGTCATCGCAGGAGATATGATTCCGGCAGATGGCGAAGTGATTGAAGGGATTGCTTCTGTCGATGAATCGGCAATTACGGGAGAATCTGCGCCAGTGCTGAAACAACCCGGTACGGATATTATGAGTTCGGTTACAGGAGGCACGCGCATTATCTCGGATGAACTGCTGCTGCGAATTACTCAGGATCCTGGACAGGGCTTTATTGATCGCATGATTGCCCTGGTGGAAGGCGCATCTCGTGCCAAAACGCCTAACGAAATTGCGCTGACCGTGTTGCTGGCGGTTTTAACTCTGGTATTCCTGATTGTTGTTTCTACGATTCCATCGATCGCCAACTATACCGCCAACTTTCTCGAAATGACATTGGGTGCCGCCGCCGCCAATGCCTTCCGCTCTGGTGCCAGCATTGCGATCCTGATCTCGCTGCTGGTAGCCCTGATTCCCACCACAATCGGCGGATTGTTGAGCGCGATCGGGATTGCTGGCATGGATCGGGTGGCACAGTTTAATGTCATTGCCACCTCTGGACGTGCGGTAGAAGCCTGTGGGGACGTGAATACGCTGGTACTTGACAAGACTGGAACGATTACACTGGGCAACCGATTAGCCGACGAGTTGATTCCCGTAAACGGTCATTCCATCGAGGAAATGGCCGATGTCTGTTTGGCCGCCAGTATGTTCGATGAAACTCCAGAAGGACGATCGATCGTCCGATTGGCAGAAAAATTGGGAGGCACGGTCAATTTCGATGGTCGCACCGCCGCAGGAGTGGAATTCTCGGCTCGCACCCGGATGAGCGGTACGGATGTGGCAGGACAGGAGTTTCGTAAAGGGGCGGTGGATTCGATTAAAGGCTTTGTGCGATCGCGGGGCGGACAGGTTCCGGCGGCTCTGGATGAAGCGTATGAGCAGGTTTCGCATTTGGGGGGTACTCCCCTGGCAGTCTGCAAAGGCAATGACATTTATGGCGTAATTTATCTGAAAGACATCATTAAACCCGGTTTGCGGGAACGCTTTGACCAACTGCGGCGGATGGGGGTGAAAACGATCATGCTTACCGGAGATAACCAGATTACCGCATCGGTGATTGCACAGGAAGCGGGAGTGGATGACTTTATTGCTGAAGCTACCCCGGAAGACAAAATCGATGTGATTCGCTCAGAACAATCCCAGGGAAAACTGGTTGCCATGACCGGAGATGGCACCAATGATGCCCCCGCCTTAGCTCAGGCCAATGTCGGTTTAGCAATGAATTCTGGCACTCAAGCCGCCAAAGAAGCGGCCAACATGGTGGATTTAGATTCCGACCCGACAAAGCTGATTGATCTGGTAACGATCGGGAAACAACTTTTGATCACCCGTGGAGCCTTAACCACTTTCTCGATCGCCAATGACATCGCTAAATATTTCGCCATCATTCCCACCATCTTTGCCGCTGCCGGAATTGGTGCCTTAAACATCATGGGTCTAAAAAGTGCAGAATCTGCGATCGTCTCTGCCCTCATCTACAACGCGCTAATTATCCCCGCCCTGATTCCCCTGGCCTTGAAAGGAGTACAATTCCGTCCTCTCACCGCCGACCAACTACTGCGCCGAAACATCCTGATTTACGGCTTGGGTGGCATCATTGCTCCCTTTATAGCCATTAAAGCGATCGACCTGATTCTGCCCCTATCGTAA
- the kdpA gene encoding potassium-transporting ATPase subunit KdpA, translating into MLQGWIQIALTILIVVAITPFFGGYMARVYLGQRSRLDPILNSVEALMYRLSGCRSQENMTGWQYVRAVLYSNVAMALLLALILFNQGWLPFNPTGLSSPTWDTNLHTIISFVTNTNQQHYSGETTYSYFSQFAGLGYMFFVSAATGMAVGVAFIRGLTGRPLGNFYVDLTRTITRIHLPIAIVATIVCIAAGMPETLAGPAVFPTLEDPNVSQAIALGPVAHYEVMKELGENGGGFFAINSAHPFENPNGFTNLLEIVGMVAIPASFIYTYGVFANNKKQAWLVYGLVMVIFVVFVIINAIGEYNGNPAVNALLGSPAPNLEGKEVRFGWAQSALFSTMTTGTMCGAVNSMHDSLMPNGGFVTLSNMLLQIIWGGQGTGVAYLFAYLILAVFVTGLMVGRTPEFLGRKIEKREVVLASFLLLLVHPIAILLPGAIALSLPSAPADATAQGFYNGITNPGFHGLTQVLYEYASAAANNGSGFEGLLDSQPAASALWWNLSASFSLLVGRYVPIVALLLLADSMSRKQPVPMTTGTLRTDTGLFIGVTAGVILILGALTFFPILALGPIAEAFQIARGG; encoded by the coding sequence ATGTTGCAAGGATGGATCCAAATTGCACTGACAATTTTAATTGTTGTTGCAATCACCCCATTTTTCGGGGGATATATGGCTCGTGTCTACCTGGGGCAGCGATCGCGGCTTGACCCCATTTTGAATTCAGTTGAAGCCCTCATGTATCGCTTGAGTGGCTGTCGATCGCAAGAAAATATGACGGGTTGGCAATATGTCAGGGCAGTGCTGTATAGCAATGTGGCAATGGCGCTGTTGCTGGCCTTGATTTTGTTCAATCAAGGTTGGCTCCCCTTTAATCCCACTGGTTTGAGTTCTCCCACCTGGGATACCAACCTGCACACCATTATTTCGTTTGTTACAAATACCAATCAGCAACACTACTCTGGTGAAACAACTTATAGTTACTTCTCCCAGTTTGCTGGATTGGGCTATATGTTTTTCGTCTCGGCGGCAACTGGCATGGCAGTTGGGGTGGCCTTTATTCGGGGGCTAACAGGCAGACCCCTGGGCAACTTTTATGTGGATTTGACTCGCACCATTACCCGGATTCATTTGCCGATCGCGATCGTCGCGACGATTGTTTGCATTGCAGCAGGGATGCCAGAAACCCTCGCAGGGCCAGCCGTCTTTCCGACGTTAGAAGATCCGAATGTGAGTCAGGCGATCGCCCTTGGGCCAGTAGCTCACTATGAGGTGATGAAGGAACTGGGTGAGAATGGCGGTGGGTTCTTTGCCATCAACTCTGCTCATCCGTTTGAAAACCCCAATGGCTTCACCAACCTATTGGAAATTGTGGGCATGGTGGCGATTCCGGCCTCCTTCATTTACACCTATGGCGTATTTGCCAACAACAAGAAGCAAGCCTGGTTAGTCTATGGACTGGTTATGGTGATCTTTGTTGTATTTGTGATCATTAACGCGATCGGCGAATACAACGGCAATCCTGCAGTGAATGCACTCTTAGGCAGTCCGGCTCCCAATCTGGAAGGGAAGGAAGTCCGGTTTGGCTGGGCACAGTCAGCACTATTCTCCACCATGACGACGGGGACGATGTGTGGTGCGGTGAATAGTATGCATGATTCCTTGATGCCCAATGGCGGCTTCGTTACCCTCTCCAATATGCTGTTGCAAATTATTTGGGGTGGTCAGGGGACAGGCGTGGCCTACCTGTTTGCCTACCTGATTCTAGCGGTGTTTGTTACGGGATTGATGGTGGGGCGCACTCCCGAATTTTTAGGACGCAAGATTGAGAAACGGGAAGTGGTGCTGGCCAGTTTTCTACTGCTGCTGGTGCATCCGATCGCGATTCTGTTGCCGGGAGCGATCGCCCTTTCCCTGCCCAGCGCTCCGGCAGATGCAACGGCTCAGGGGTTTTATAACGGCATTACCAACCCTGGATTTCATGGGTTAACTCAGGTGCTGTACGAGTATGCCTCTGCGGCTGCCAACAACGGCTCTGGCTTTGAAGGACTGCTCGATAGTCAGCCAGCGGCTTCGGCATTGTGGTGGAATTTGAGTGCGTCGTTCAGTTTGCTGGTGGGGCGCTATGTGCCGATCGTGGCCCTGCTGTTACTGGCCGATAGCATGTCGCGCAAACAGCCTGTTCCCATGACCACGGGGACGCTGCGAACTGATACTGGCTTGTTTATCGGGGTTACAGCAGGTGTGATTCTCATCCTCGGTGCACTCACCTTCTTTCCGATTCTGGCACTGGGGCCGATTGCCGAAGCCTTTCAGATTGCCAGAGGCGGATAG